One genomic region from Spirosoma sp. KCTC 42546 encodes:
- a CDS encoding DUF4249 domain-containing protein gives MNLCAISAYLCGTILTACVNEVQLPIRQVKPRLVVDGLITDEAPPYPIKLTLSGAYSSGGGFPEELIINGAEVTITDNGDRTVQLEQDLLQPSYYWVRDPSFQGQAGHRYTLKVVLPDGTVYISNPELLAPVAPIERVDAEYRRQNSSFGQPDLYGIFIDTRDPASLGDYYRWSTYSYVPRWTNVDPMHSSCSVCSCWAPYFSELTNVLSDALINGNRISHRLVFNSPVYAIGKQFVEVRQYSLTRSAYQYWTHFEEQRSRTGSLFDPQPASIEGNVHQQVDTTVLALGYFGASAVSKQRLIIPGDTIQYDRFLNRLNKAFIPPGSCPGNFPLSQLGPPTNW, from the coding sequence ATGAATCTCTGTGCCATCTCTGCGTATCTCTGTGGTACGATCTTAACCGCTTGCGTGAATGAGGTACAGCTCCCCATTCGGCAGGTAAAACCGCGCCTGGTGGTGGATGGGTTGATTACCGACGAAGCGCCCCCTTATCCCATCAAACTGACTTTGTCGGGAGCGTATTCGTCGGGAGGGGGCTTCCCGGAAGAGTTGATTATCAATGGAGCTGAGGTCACCATTACCGATAATGGTGATCGGACGGTGCAACTTGAGCAGGACTTGCTTCAACCGTCCTATTATTGGGTACGCGACCCCAGTTTTCAGGGCCAAGCTGGCCATCGGTACACATTAAAGGTGGTTTTGCCCGATGGTACGGTTTATATATCGAATCCTGAATTGCTGGCTCCGGTGGCACCCATTGAGCGAGTTGATGCGGAATATCGCCGACAGAACAGCAGTTTCGGTCAGCCCGATCTGTATGGTATTTTTATCGACACCCGAGATCCGGCATCTCTGGGAGACTATTATCGCTGGTCGACCTACAGTTATGTACCTCGCTGGACTAACGTTGATCCCATGCATTCTAGCTGTAGTGTTTGTTCTTGCTGGGCCCCTTATTTCAGTGAGCTAACCAATGTGCTGTCGGATGCGCTCATCAATGGTAACCGGATCAGTCATAGACTGGTATTTAATTCGCCGGTGTATGCCATTGGGAAACAATTCGTTGAAGTTCGGCAGTATTCATTAACCCGCTCGGCTTATCAATACTGGACTCATTTTGAGGAACAACGCAGCCGAACCGGTTCACTATTCGATCCGCAACCGGCTTCTATTGAGGGCAACGTGCACCAGCAGGTTGATACAACCGTGCTGGCGCTGGGTTACTTTGGAGCCTCGGCCGTGAGCAAACAACGATTGATTATTCCGGGCGATACGATTCAGTACGACAGATTCCTGAATCGGCTGAATAAGGCGTTTATTCCACCCGGAAGCTGTCCTGGTAATTTCCCGCTGTCTCAACTGGGTCCGCCAACGAACTGGTAA
- a CDS encoding DUF4249 domain-containing protein, which produces MRKKHMNLRSIFTFLSVLLVASCVNEVQLPIRQVKARLVVDGLITDEAPPYPIKLTLSGAYSSGGGFPEELIINGAVVTIRDNGDRTVQLEQDPLLPSYYWVRDTTFRGQAGHWYTLKVVMPDGTVYVSTSELLAPVAPLEQVSAEFHQSDGSLGQPDLYNILIDTRDPATLGDYYRWSTYSYVPRWTSYDPQHPPPVGVGGVCNTCSCWVPYYSQLTNVLSDALINGNRISHRSVFNSPVYAVGKQYVEVRQYSLTRLAYQYWTRFEEQRSRTGSLFDPQPASIEGNVHQQADTTVLALGYFGASSVSRQRLVIRGDTIQYDKFLNRLNKVFIPPGHCPDNFSIFQLGPPVGW; this is translated from the coding sequence ATGAGAAAAAAGCATATGAACCTCCGGAGCATCTTCACATTTCTAAGTGTCTTACTAGTAGCCTCCTGCGTGAATGAGGTTCAACTTCCCATTCGGCAAGTGAAAGCGCGGTTGGTGGTTGATGGGCTGATTACGGACGAAGCACCACCATATCCAATAAAATTGACCTTGTCGGGAGCCTACTCGTCGGGAGGAGGTTTTCCGGAAGAGTTGATTATCAACGGAGCCGTTGTGACCATTAGGGATAACGGCGACCGAACCGTACAACTTGAGCAAGATCCTTTACTTCCGTCTTATTATTGGGTTCGGGACACTACATTTCGGGGTCAGGCGGGCCATTGGTATACGCTGAAGGTGGTTATGCCGGATGGGACTGTATATGTATCGACTTCTGAATTACTGGCTCCAGTGGCACCTCTGGAGCAGGTTTCTGCCGAATTTCATCAGTCCGATGGTAGTCTTGGTCAGCCCGACCTGTATAACATTCTGATCGATACCCGTGACCCAGCCACGTTGGGAGATTACTACCGCTGGTCGACGTATAGCTACGTACCCCGCTGGACAAGTTATGATCCTCAGCACCCACCCCCCGTGGGGGTGGGTGGCGTTTGTAATACTTGCTCTTGCTGGGTGCCTTACTATAGTCAGCTAACCAATGTGCTGTCGGATGCGCTCATCAATGGGAATCGCATCAGCCATCGGTCTGTATTCAATTCGCCCGTCTATGCGGTTGGTAAGCAGTACGTTGAGGTACGCCAATATTCGCTTACCCGTTTGGCGTACCAATACTGGACTCGTTTTGAGGAGCAACGTAGCCGAACGGGCTCCCTCTTCGACCCGCAACCGGCTTCTATTGAGGGAAATGTGCATCAGCAGGCCGATACAACTGTGCTGGCGCTGGGCTATTTTGGCGCATCGTCGGTAAGTCGACAGCGGCTGGTTATTCGGGGCGATACGATTCAATATGACAAATTCCTGAACCGACTCAATAAGGTATTTATCCCTCCCGGTCATTGCCCGGATAATTTTTCGATCTTTCAATTAGGCCCGCCCGTGGGTTGGTAG
- a CDS encoding YheT family hydrolase: MPLIAPSSYKPPTRLWNGHLQTIIPSLFRKVAVSYVRERIKTPDDDFLDLDWANSINSKQWIMNNAEIPSQHYPLSITHYPLVILTHGLEGSSTSPYLAGMVRHLTQNGFDCLAWHYRSCSGEMNRQQRFYHVGETGDLQLVIQHALSKGYQTIYLMGFSAGGNVTLKYLGEHGTAAHPAIKKAVVFSVPMYLMGSARRLEQWDSLVYNYRFNRTLKRKVLEKAAVMPGIFPTEAVRKVRSVREFDNTFTAPMNGFLDVEDYYTRSSSLQFIPAITIPTLIVNAKNDPFLSPECFPSELARELPNVWMEFPEQGGHCGFPAKDEGIQGTYWSEKRAVAFLTAPNLIYQ; this comes from the coding sequence ATGCCGCTGATTGCCCCATCAAGTTATAAGCCACCCACCCGTTTGTGGAACGGCCACCTGCAAACCATCATTCCCTCGCTGTTCCGCAAGGTAGCAGTCTCCTACGTCCGCGAACGTATCAAAACCCCCGATGATGATTTTCTGGATTTGGATTGGGCGAATTCAATAAATAGTAAACAATGGATAATGAACAATGCAGAAATTCCTTCTCAGCATTATCCATTATCCATTACACATTATCCATTGGTTATCCTCACCCACGGTCTGGAAGGTAGCTCCACGAGTCCTTATCTGGCCGGAATGGTACGCCATCTAACGCAAAATGGATTCGACTGTCTGGCCTGGCACTATCGGTCCTGTAGCGGTGAGATGAATCGGCAGCAACGGTTTTATCACGTTGGCGAAACTGGTGATTTGCAGCTGGTTATACAACATGCGCTTTCGAAAGGCTATCAAACCATTTATCTGATGGGCTTCAGCGCAGGAGGCAACGTAACGCTCAAATACCTGGGAGAACACGGTACGGCAGCACATCCAGCCATCAAAAAAGCGGTAGTGTTTTCAGTTCCCATGTATTTAATGGGATCGGCACGGCGGCTTGAACAGTGGGACAGTCTGGTTTATAATTACCGATTTAACCGAACGTTAAAACGAAAAGTATTGGAAAAAGCCGCAGTTATGCCGGGTATTTTTCCGACCGAAGCTGTGCGAAAAGTACGCAGCGTTCGGGAGTTCGATAATACGTTTACAGCCCCTATGAACGGTTTTCTGGATGTGGAAGACTATTATACGCGAAGCAGTTCATTGCAGTTTATACCCGCCATTACCATTCCAACACTGATTGTCAATGCAAAAAATGACCCTTTCCTGTCGCCGGAATGTTTCCCGAGCGAGTTGGCAAGGGAACTACCGAACGTGTGGATGGAGTTCCCTGAACAGGGCGGCCACTGTGGCTTCCCGGCAAAAGATGAAGGCATCCAGGGGACGTACTGGTCAGAGAAACGGGCAGTAGCATTTTTAACAGCACCTAACTTGATTTACCAATAA